The sequence ATAACCGTCTTATTGACTACCATTTAATAGATATATTACATTTCAAAGAAGTAGTTGGAAATGAAATTACTTTGCATTACGGATTTTATGCGAAGAAATTTATCGTCGGACCTTTAATTGTAAATGAAGCAAGCTATGGATATGACTCATTCAAACAAGTATTTCAATCTCCTATTTCCTTACCAGCTGTTCCTCAATCTCTTATTGTAGCAGGTTTGGTTAACCGAACACTCTATTTTATAATGAAAAATACATTAAAGTATTTAGCAGACGATGCCCAGTTACCAATTAATCAAGTGTTTGCTTTTCATAATTATAGCTTTAACTCAGAAGTAATGGATATAGAAGTAGAGTCGGATACAAACAGAAAGGGAGTGTTAAGGTGATATTACAAGTTAAAAATCTTTATAAATCTTATGGAAATAAAAAAGTCCTAAATAACGTCTCCTTTGAAGTAAAAGAGAACCAAATCATTGCAATATTAGGTCCTAATGGCGTAGGTAAAACATCATTATTAGAAATACTAATGACCTTAAAGAATTGGGATTCAGGAGAGGTATCCATTCACGGGTTTGACTTAAAGAAAAAAAACAACTTAGCAAAAATCCGTTCGAATATTGGAGTTGTTTTCCAAGAGGGTGGGATGTATGCGTATTTAAAAATCGCAGAGATTCTCGACTTATTTGCCTCTTTCCATAATATCAGTAAGGAAAGAGTAGAGGAAGTTATAAAAATATTTTCCTTACAATCCCATCTTCACGTAAAATACGAAAAATTATCAGGTGGTTGGAAAAAACGAACATTAATTGCTTGCGCTTTTTTAAATAGGCCGAAAGTTTTATTTCTAGACGAACCTACCACAGGGCTTGATCCAGAAGCAACGAATGATCTATGGAAGACGATTAAAAAAGCTAAAGACCAAGGGGTTACCGTTCTTTTGTCTACCCATTCACTAGAAGAAGTGGATATGTATGCGGACTATGCACTCATATTAAATGATGGGGTCATTGCTGAACAGGGAGACCCAATAGTTTTAAAAAAGAAGTATAATGCCACATATTTTAAAGAAGTGTATTTCAACATAACCAATAAGGAGGACAATACGGATGAACAAGTCACTTGTTAAACTGAGTAAATACGATTTTATCGTTTTCTTTAGAGAACCGTTTTTCGCTCTTCCGATATTAGTGTTACCAGGCATCTTCTTCTTTGTATTTATGAAGATTTTTAGTGTGCAAATTGGTGGCTCAGAAAACTTCGGTCCATATATACCGATATATGCGTTATTGATTTCGTTTTTAGTGTTATTTTTTAATATCGGTTTGCAATATGTTACTGAAAAAGAGAGAGGAATACATAAACGACTTGTTCTTTCGTCCATCAGTATCTATCAAATTATTTTTACCTATGTCATAAGGGGAGTACTCCTATCCCTATTAGGTTTTGCTGAAATTTTAGTAATAGGAATTGCTGTATTTGATACAAAAGTGACGGATCATATGTTTTTGTTTGTTATCACTTTCATGATAATCATTGGTATTACGTTATTATTTAGCTTATCCACACATAATTTATTTAAGAACTCTAGACAGGTGTTACCATATACGATAATCATGTTTCAGTATGTATTATTTGGTTCTGGTTTAATGTTTCCAACGGATGGGATTCCAAGTTATTTTAAATTTTTAGTTGATATAAACCCTTTTTACCACATGAAAGAAGTCCTTTTAAGCGTGTGGAACTGGACTAGTGTAGAACTTGTAAATGTTCTCTATTTAGTATTTATTGTAATCTTATGTTTAGGTCTTATTTTCTTTAAATCGCGTTCATACGAGTATTAAAATGTTCTGGTACAGGAATACCATAACATAGACAACATGCTGAGAATTTATTTCAATCATTTTCCATTAATAGTACCCGTGAATTAGAAACAGGATAAAGTAAAAGTAAGATCGAACAACACCGCAAAGTCGAAAAAGAGCGCTCGAAAGTTGGATCAGTACACTGCGAAGTTGACCCAGAGCGCTCGAAAGTCGAACCGGAACACCGTGAAGTTAAACCACGAACCGGAACACCGTGAAGTTAAACCAGAATGCTTGAAAGTCGAACTAGAACAACGTGAAGTTAAATCAGAACATTTGAAAGTCTACACTTTCGA is a genomic window of Virgibacillus proomii containing:
- a CDS encoding ABC transporter ATP-binding protein, whose translation is MILQVKNLYKSYGNKKVLNNVSFEVKENQIIAILGPNGVGKTSLLEILMTLKNWDSGEVSIHGFDLKKKNNLAKIRSNIGVVFQEGGMYAYLKIAEILDLFASFHNISKERVEEVIKIFSLQSHLHVKYEKLSGGWKKRTLIACAFLNRPKVLFLDEPTTGLDPEATNDLWKTIKKAKDQGVTVLLSTHSLEEVDMYADYALILNDGVIAEQGDPIVLKKKYNATYFKEVYFNITNKEDNTDEQVTC
- a CDS encoding ABC transporter permease is translated as MNKSLVKLSKYDFIVFFREPFFALPILVLPGIFFFVFMKIFSVQIGGSENFGPYIPIYALLISFLVLFFNIGLQYVTEKERGIHKRLVLSSISIYQIIFTYVIRGVLLSLLGFAEILVIGIAVFDTKVTDHMFLFVITFMIIIGITLLFSLSTHNLFKNSRQVLPYTIIMFQYVLFGSGLMFPTDGIPSYFKFLVDINPFYHMKEVLLSVWNWTSVELVNVLYLVFIVILCLGLIFFKSRSYEY